The Stigmatella ashevillena genomic sequence TCCGCGCAAGTACGTGGGCCTCGTGATTGACGACGGCTTCCGCTACAAGAAGGAGGAGCTGCTGCTGGGCATCCTCGAGAAGAACCAGACGCTGGTGCTCGTGGGCGGCGGCGCCAGCGACGACAACCGCGATCCGGCCAAGCAGTCCGCGCTCCTGCACGTGGATGGCGAGGTGGCCACCGACTCGGTGCTGGTGGCCCTGTTCCGCACCAACGCCCCGTGGGGCGCGCTGCGCTCGCACTGGTACATCCCCACCAACGAGCGGATGACCATCACCAAGGTGGACGAGACGCACACGCGCGCCCTGGAGATCGACAACAAGCCCGCGGTCCTGCGCTACGCCGAGATGCTCGGGGTGGAGCCGACCGACCTGGAGTTCGGCACCCCGAAAGGTTTCGCCGTGCGCCCCACGGCCCTTAAAGTGGGCCGCGAGTACTTCATTCGCACCCCCTGGAAGCCCATTCTGGAGGACAACTCCATCCTCTTCGCCAACCTATTGGAGGAGGGCAGCGAGCTGGAACTGATGAAGTTGGGTGACATGGCCGGCATGACCAAGCAGTTCTTCGCCGAGGAGTTGCCGCGCCGCGTCCAGAACCCCCAGGCCGCCCTCTTGTTCCACTGCGGTGGGCGCATGTGGTACGCGCACGCCACAGGTAAGGTCCCCGAGCTGGCCGAGACCTTGCGTTCGGCCCCCACGGCGGCTGGAATGAATGTGCACTTCGAGATCTACTCGGGGTTCCACATCAACACCACGCTGACCGTCTTGGCGTTCGGATCCAATTAGATGAGCCCACTCTCCTCCGCGCAGGCCGAAGGATCGACCCCTCGCATTCTCCTCCTCACCAGCGATCGCGAGACCGAACAGATTCAGAACGCACTGAACCAGGCATCCGTGAAGGTTCAGGTGGAGCGCGTCACCACGCCTGAGGCCCTGCTGCCGTCGTTCTCGCGCCCCTGGGCGTTGGCGGTGATGGGCTCCGAGTCGCCGCTGTCCCTGGCGCAGTTGCACCAGGCCCGCCGTGACGCGAGCGTCTACTTTCCCTTCGTGGTGCTCGCCAAGAAGTGGACGGACGAGGCGTTCAAGGCCGCCATCCAAGCCGGCGCCTCGGACTTCCTGACCGAGGAGCAACTCGGGCGGCTGGCCATGATTCTGGCCCGCGAGCAGCGCTCCTCCGTCACGTTCGCGGACGACAAGCACCTGCCCATCGACGTGCTGCTGGACAACCTGCCCTTCATCGTCTTCGTGAAGGACGCGAAGGACCTGCGGCTCAAGCTGGTGAACCAGACGTTCGCCGAGCGCTTCAAGACCTCCAAGCAGTGGCTGCTGGGCAAGCTCGACCACGACTACTTCCCGCCGGAGCAGGCCACGGCCTTCATGGCGGATGACCGGGAAGTGGTCTCCACCGGGAAGATGAAGACGTTCGACGAGGTGGCGCGCGTCGTCGACACGGACCGGCTGTTCGGCACGCGCAAGGTGCCCATCACCAACGCCCAGGGCGAAGTGCTCTACGTCATGGGCATCGCGGAGGATGTCACCGAGCGCCGCAAGAGCGAGGAGGTCCTGCGCGCCTCGAAGTCGGAGCTGGAGGCCGCCAACGGCAAGCTCGCCGAGAGCCTCGAGGAGCTCAAGCGCTCGCGCGCCGTGTCCGCGCGCTCGCTGGCCAGCTACCAGCAGCGCGCGCTGCAGATGGAGATCATCCGCCAGCAGAACGAGGACCTGGACCGGCTCGCCACGGACCTGGCCATCTCCAAGCGCAACGAAGAGGAGCGCGCCCGCGAGGCCGAGGGGGCCGCCCGGCTCAAGAGCGAGTTCCTGGCCAACTTCAGCCACGAAATCCGCACGCCGCTCAACGGCATCATCGGCTACTGCGACCTGCTGATGCGCGAGGAGGGCAGCCGCCTCACCGCCCACGGCCGACGCGACCTGAACGTCGTCAAGACGAACGCCAAGACGCTGCTGGCGCTCATCAACGACATCCTCGACCTGTCGAAGATCGAAGCGGGCCGCGTGGAAGTCGTCGTGGAGCGCGTGGACGGGCAGGAGCTGGCCGAGGAGTGCCTCGCCACGGTGCGCGAGTACGTCAAGGGCCGCGACGTGGAGCTCACGCTGCACGTGGACGAGCGGGCGCGCTACCTGAACACGGACGCGCTGAAGCTGCGCCAGGTGATGCTCAACCTCTTGAGCAACGCCGCCAAGTTCACCGAGTCCGGCGAGGTGTCCCTCGGTCTGCGCGCCGACGGCAATGAGCTGGTGATGACGGTGGAGGACACCGGCGTGGGCATGCCGGCCGATCAGCTCCCGTTCATCTTCGAGAAGTTCCGCCAGGTGGACGGCTCCACCACGCGCAAAGTGGGTGGCACCGGCCTGGGCCTGGCCATCGTGCGCGAGCTGAGCAAGGTGCTCGGCGGCAACGTGACGGTCTCCAGCGTGCTGGGGCGCGGCTCCACCTTCACGGTGCGCCTGGCCGGCGTGCTGGAGGGCGAGTCGCAGGGAGCCCCCGCCCCCGACCTGGAGAAGATGGTGTCCGTGGAGGAGGTGGCCGCGCAGCTGGCGCCCCTGGCCGCGGGCAGCACCGTGCTGGTGGTGGACGACGATCCGCTCATGCAGCAGCTCGTCGCGGGCCAGTTGGAGCCCGCGGGCTTCAAGGTGGTGCCGGCCGAGGACGGCGTGAACGCGCTGCGGCTGGCGCGCGAGGCGAAGCCCCAGGCCATCATCCTGGACATCCACCTGCCCAGGCTCGACGGCTGGAGCGTGCTCAGCCAGCTCAAGAGCGAGCCCTCCCTGTCCGGCATCCCCGTCATCCTCGTGTCCGTGGAGGAGCAGCGCGCCCGCGGCTACTCCCTGGGCGCGTGCGAGTACCTGGTCAAGCCCGTGGAGCCCGACCACCTCGTGGAGGTGGTGACGCGCACGCTGGGCACCGCGGCCCTGGCCAGCGGCGAGGTGCTGGTGGTGGACGACGACTCCAGCACGCGCGAGCTCGTCAGCCGCAGCCTGCGGCGCGCCGGCTTCTCCACCAGCGAGGCCCACAGCGGTGAGGATGCGCTCCTCAAGGCGCGCGTCTCACCGCCGGTGCTCGTGGTGCTCGACTTGATGATGCCCAACCTCGATGGCTTCGAGGTGCTGCGGCGCCTGCGCTCGGACAAGCTGAACATGCCGGTGGTGGTGCTCACCGGCAAGACGCTCTCCGCCCAGGAGCAGGCCACCCTGCGCGACGGCTTCATCGCCTTCGTGCGCAAGGGCGGCCACGCGCTCGAGGACGTCATCGGCCAGGCCAAGACGCTGCTGCTCCAGCAGCGCGCCACCTCCCCCGGCCGCATCCCGCGCATCCTCTACGTGGAGGACAACCCCCAGAACCGCGACATCGTCCGGCGCTACCTGGGCGGCACCTACGAGCTGCTCGAGGCCGAGGACGGCGAGCACGGCCTGGAGCGCGTGCAGCGCGAGACGCCCGACCTGGTGCTGATGGACCTGTCGTTGCCCCGCGTGGACGGATGGGAGGCCACCCGGCGCCTGCGCGCGCTGACGGCGGCCATCTCCAAGGTCCCCGTCATCGCCGTGACGGCTCACGCCGGCCGCGAGTACCAGGAAAAGGCCATGGCGGCAGGCTGCGATGCCTACCTCACCAAGCCCCTGGACCGTGAGCAGCTGCTCGACACCATTCGGAAGCACCTGGGGAAGAACCATGCCTGAGGGGAAGTTGCGCGTCCTGGTCGTGGATGATGATCCCGACCTGCTGGACCTGGTGGCGCGCTCGCTGAGCGCCCATGGCATCGAGGTGGAGACCCACCCCTCGGCCCTGGGCGTCTCCAACCGCGTCCGGGACACTGTCCCGGACGTGGTCCTCATCGATGTGAACTTTCCCGCCGCCGCCCTCAAGGGCGACAAGGTGGTGTCCCTGGCGCGGGTCAGTGCGCCGCGGGACACCCGCTTCATCTTGTATTCGGCCTCCGATGAGGCCCAGCTGCGCTCGCTCGCTCTGTCCTCGGGCGCGGATGGCTACCTGTCCAAGAGTGTCCAGGGCGCCGAATTGGCGCGGAAGATTCACTCGTTCCGCCTCCTGCCGCGCCCCGCCGTCGTTCCTGTTTGACGTTCCGTTCCCCCTTTCCGGCTGTCCGACTTCCCTCGAATTGCCAGTGCTCTCCCGGAGGGCCCCCCGTCGTGCGCACCCCCGACTACAGTGAGGCTGAAAAACTACGGCGCCAATTGGAGTCGCCGATGTTCAACGCGCTTCTGAAGAAGTGGGTCGGCAAAGGAGAACTCGATTACGAGGTCTACCTGAAGACGCCGACGCTGCTGAATCTGCAGACGCCGTCCGAGCAGCTCGTCCACCATGACGAGTTGCTCTTCCAGTTGACGCACCAGGCGCAAGAGCTGTGGCTCAAGCTGGTCTCCATGGAGGCCGTCGAAGTCGTGGCGGAGATGGATGGCGACCTGCTCTGGCCCGCCACGGGCAGACTGGAGCGGATGCTGCGCGCCATGCGCTGCCTGGTGGCGGAGATGAACATCCTGGAGACGATGACTCCGGACACCTACCAGATCATCCGCCGCAGCCTCGGCAACGGCAGCGGACAGGAGTCTCCGGGCTACAACGCGCTGCGCCTGGCGGCCGATGGGCTGGAGGCGGCGCTGGAGCGGGTGCTGACACGGCGCCAGCTGCGGCTGCTCGACGTCTACAAAGTCGGGGCCTACGGCGCCGAGGACCTGAAGCGCGTGTGCGAGCAGCTGGTGGACCTGGACGAGCTGTTCCAGAACTGGCTGTACACGCACTACCAGATGGTCCGCCGCATCATCGGCGTGGACCGGTCCATCAAGGCGCTGGACGGCCTGCCCACGCAGGTGCTGGCGGGCCGCATGACGCTGCCGCTCTTCCGCAAGCTGTGGGAGGTGCGCGTGGAGATGACCAACGCGTGGAAGCGGGACGGCGGGTACCAGCCCGGCGTGCACCGCCCCAACGATGGCACCGCGCCGGTGGCCGGCCAAGGCGTGCCCCCGAGCGCGCCGCCCATCTCCCCGCCCCCGCCCCCCGCGGTGCTCCCGCCGCCCGTGACGGTGGCCGCGGTGGCGCCGAGCCAGGCCCCCTCGGATGATCCCTGGTCCAAGCCCGAGCCGCCCACCTCCCGCCGGGGCTTCGGGGACCCGACCACGGCGACGCCGCCGCCCATTCCGGCCGCGACCCCCGCCTCGGAAGATCCGTGGTCGAGGCCCGAGCCGCCCACCTCCCGCCGTACCCCCGCCTCGTCCGAGGAAGAGTCCTCCAGTTCGCCGGAGGCCGACGCCCGGCTCACCCGCCCCCCGAAGGCCCAGGGACAGTTCTGATGACCGGTAAGAGCCTCTCGGCCCTGCGCGCCGAGTTTCCGCTGCTCCAGACGTGCACCTACCTCAACAGCAACTCCACCGGGGCGTTCCCCCGGGGCATGGAGGCGGTGCTCCAGCGCTACTCGCGGACACTCCAGGAGTGGCGCGACGAGGTGTGGGAGGGCTGGTGGGCCGACTGGCACGCCTACGCGGACGCGGTGGCGCGCTTCATCGGCGGGCCCCCGGGCTCCGTGGTGACGGACGGCAACCTCACCACCCTGATGGGACGGCTGGCCACGTGCTTCGACTTCCAGGGGGAGCGGCGCCGCGTGGTGATGACGTCGCTGGAGTTTCCCACCGTGCCCTTCCTCTGGAGCGGCTTTGGCCGCTACGGCGCGGAGACGGTGGTGGTGCCCTCCGAAGGGGGGCGCGTGAACGAGGAGCAGCTGTGCGCCGCCATCGACGAGCGCACGCGCGTGGTCAGCATCTGCCACGCCAGCTTCGCCACGGGCGCGCTGCTGGACCTGGCGCCGGTGGTGCGGCGGGCGCACGCGGTGGGCGCCCAGGTGGTGGTGGATGCCTACCAGTCCGTGGGCGCCGTCCCCATCGACGTGGAGGCGCTGGGCGTGGACTTCCTGCTGGGGGGCGCGCACAAGTGGATGTGCGGCTCCGTGGAGAGCGCCTTCCTGTACGTGCGCCCCGCGCTGCTGCCCACGCTGAGGCCCGCGGCCACCGGGTGGATGGCGGCGGAGAACCCGCTCACCTTCGAGCCGGCGCGGGACTGGGCCCCCACGGCGCGGCGGCTGGCCAGTGGCACGCCGGCGGTGCTGCCCTCGCAGCTGTCTCAAGTGGGGTTGGATCTGCTGAACGCCGCCGGCATCCAGACCATCCGCGAGCACTCACTGCGGAGCACCGCGCGGGTGATGGCGCGCGCGGACGAGGCGGGCCTGCCGGTGGTGACGCCCCGCGCGGACGCTCAGCGCGCCGGGGTGGTGACGATGCGGTTTGCCGGGGACGCCCAGGTGGCGCGCCGGCTGGTGGAGGGGGGTTTCGTGTGCAGCTACCGCGGCGGACTGCGGGTGGCTCCGCATTTCTACAACACGCTGGATGAGGTGGACCGATTCATGGATCAGCTCGTGGCCGAGGCCCGGAAGGAGGCGGCATGAGTGGGCAAGCCGCTTCGCCGCGCGCGCTCCTGCACCTGCTGTACAACAGCGCGCGCGCCCTCGACGTGGTGCAGACCGCCCGCGAAATGGGGCTGCTGACGGCGCTGGAGAAGGGCCCGGTGACGCTGGGCGAGCTGTCCACGCAGCACCGCCTGGTGCCCGGGCGGCTCTACAAGTTCCTCGACTGCCTGGAGAGCCTGGGGCTGGTGCAGCGCGAGCAGACCACGGACGCGCTCGTGGAGGCGCGCTACACGGCGGCGCAGGGCCTGAGCGCGGCGGCGGAGGCCGTGGTGGGCCCCCACTCGCTGGAGCGGGACCGGGAGAAGTACAACTGGGGCGCGCTGTACGGCCACCTGCCCGAGGTGTTGCGCGGCGAGCGCAGCATGCCGCGCGATTCCTTCGACTGGCCCCCGAGCACGCCGGAGCAGGTGGCGGGCTTCGAGGCCAGCATGGCCGCGGGGCTGGGCCCCATCCTCGAGGTGTTCCGCACCCACGGCAGCAAACTGTGGAAGCCCGGCCAGAAGCTGCTGGAGGTGGGCGGAGGAGACGGAACCCTGGCGGCGCGCCTGCTGGAGGAGCACGCCGGGCTGACCGTGGACGTCTACAACCTGCCCTCCACGGAGGGGCTCGTCACCCATACGCGCGAGAAGCACGCGCTGGGCGGGCGCCTGGGCTTCGTGGGCGGAGACTTCCTGCACGAGCCGCTGCCGGGCGGCTACAACGCCATCTCCTTCGTGCGCGTGCTGCATGACTGGCCCGCGGAGACGGCGCGCATGCTGATGAAGGCCGCGCACGCCGCGCTGCCCTCGGGCGGCCGCATCCTCATCTGCGAGGAGTTCCGCACCCCCGAGCGCCTGGCGGCCCAGTTCTTCTGGTCCTACTTCCTCATGGGCGTGGACAGCTGCGTGAGCCGGCTGCGCGAGGTGCAGTTCTACCTGAAGGCGCTCACGGAGCTGGGCTTCCAGCAGCCCGAGGTGCTGCCCGGGCCGTTCGAGCTCGTCGTCGCGACCAAGGCATAACGGCCGAGAAGAAAGCCGGACCGGGACAGGGAGGATCCGTCCCGGCCGGCGAATGAATACCCGACTGCTGAACCAAGATGAGTCCGGTACAGCCCTGTCCCCATAGGACTTCGGTCCAACAACGGCTCCTTCATTCGAAGGCCGGACGTTCCAGACCGAGCTGGCATGCCAGCATCGCCATCTGCGTGCGGTTCTCCACCTTGAGCTTCTGGTAGATGCTGGTGATGTGCGCCTTCACCGTGCGCTCGGTGATGTTGAGACAGGCGGCGATCTTCAGGTTGTCCGCACCGGTGGAGATGTAGCGCAAGACCTCGAACTGGCGGGGCGTGAGCAACCGGATCCCCGTGGCCTCCATCGCCGGGCTCGCCGCGGCCTGGGTGGAGAAGAGCTCCAGCGGACGCAGGAGCTCGCCCTGCGCCACCCGCTCCACGGCGCCCACCAGCTCCGCGCAGGTCACCTTCAGCTTGCATAAGTAACCCGCCGCCCCCGCGCGAAAGCACCGCTCCATCACCGCCGCGTCATGGTCGCCGGACAACACGAGGGGCCGCACGGAGGGAAAGAAGTCATGCAACAATTCCACGGCGCGAACACCATCTGTCACCACCGTGTCCTGGGTCCGCTCGAGCCTCAAATCCACAATGGCGACGTCCGGCGGGTGCTGGCGCATGGAGGCCATGAAGTCTTCGAGCGTCGAACAGCTCGCGACCACCTCGAAACCCGAGCTCTCACAGATTGAAACAAGGCTCTCTAGAAAAACTTGCTGATCCTCGAGGATCCCCACCCTGATCACATGAACAGCCATGGTTGCTCTCCTGAAGCCTGACTCTGGCAAACCGCTTCAATTGTAATGAGCTACCCCGGCTAGAAAGAAAGACGCGCTCCCCTCATCTCTCTGTCCACTCAACACATGGAAACCTGGGCGAACTCCCGCCTCGGACCTAAGTCCAATAACAATTGAGTCCTGCGAGAGCCATACTGTCTGGTCTCTCTCGCCAGGGTACCCCGCTCCTTGCCCCTGCTCCAGTCCCTGGGCTACAGCCACACCCCATGGCCAGCAAACCCCCGCGCGACAGCGAATTGGAAGCCATCCTCGAAAAGGTCCGGCAGGTCCGGAGCTTCGACTTCCGCAGCTACAAGCGGGCCACGCTTCAGCGCCGCATCGATCGGCGCATGGCCGCCACGCACTGCCGGACCCGCACCGCGTACCTGGCCCTGCTCGAGCGAGACGCGAACGAGGTGAACACGCTCGTCTCCTCCATGCTCATCAAGCTCACCACCTTCTTCCGAGACCCGGAGGTGTGGACGTCGCTCGAGAAGGTGGTGCGGGACATGGTGCGCAAGCGCCGGCCCGAGCAGGAGCTGCGCATCTGGAGCGCGGGGTGCGCCACCGGCGAGGAGGCCTATTCGATTGCCATCATCGCCGCCGAGGCCCTGGGCCCCGGCCTGCCCGGGACGGAGCTGAAGGTGTTTGGCACGGACGTGGACGAGGCGGCCATCGCCTTCGCGCGCCGCGGCGTCTACACCGCCCAACAGCTCGAGAGCTGCTCCAAGGAAAGGCTTGCGCGCTGGTTCGTCCCCGCCAGCGGGGGGTATGCGGTGCGCAAGGAGATCCGCCGCACGGTCGTCTTCGGGGTGAACAACCTCGTCTCCGACGCGCCCGTCTCGCGGATCGATCTCATCCTCTGCCGCAACGTCTTCATCTACCTGGACGCGGAACTCCAGAAGCGCTCGCTGGCGCGCTTCCACTTCGCCCTTCGCCAGGAGGGAGTCCTGGCCCTGGGACGTTCGGAGCTCATCCCCTTCGCCGCCAAGCTCTTCGAGCCGGTGGACCTGACCCGGCGCATCTACCGCAAGGATGGGCGGCAGGAGCTGACCTGGGCCCCCCAGGACCGGGTGATTCACGCGAGCGAGCCCACCGAGCCTGGGCGGTTTCCCCCCGACGCGCAGCATCCCCGGGACGCGCAGCGCGTCCTGCTACGCGAGGTGCTCGACTCCCATCCCTGCCCCGTCATCGCCACGGACAACGAGGGGGGCATCATCCTCTTCAATCAGGCCGCCGCACGGCTCTGGGGCCGCACCGAAGCGGACGTCAGCGGCAAGCGGCTGGTGTCCCTGGCGCTGCCGGGGCTGAGCCAGGACTTGCTCGTGGAGCAGAGCGCCCGCGTAAAGGCCGGCCGCTCCGAGCGGGAGGTGGGCGACGGCACCCTGAAGCTCCTGGGCGCGGAGCCAGTGGCCATCCGGGTCCTGGTCGTCCCCTTGCGCTCCGTCTCGGCCGACGCCGCGGGCCTGCTGTACGTGGCACACGATGTGACGACGCTGAGGAGCCTGGAGCAGAACCTCCAGCTGGCCAACGATGAGCTGAACAACGCCAACCTCCGGCTCCAGTCCTCCAACGAGGAGATGCGCGCCGCCAACGAGGAGTTGGAGACGACCAACGAGGAGCTCCAGAGCGCCAACGAGGAACTCCAGACGACCAACGAGGAGCTCCAGTCCACCAATGAGGAGCTGGAGACGACCAACGAGGAGCTCCAGTCCACCAACGCCGAGCTGGACGCCACCAACCGGGAGCTGGCCCACCGCACCCAGGAGATGGACGCGTTGAGCTTCTGCCAGAACACCATCATCCGCGCCCTCTCCGAGGGGACGGTGGTGCTGGACCCCACCGGCCACATCAGCACCTGGAACCTTGCCGCCGAGCGGCTGCTGGGCCTCACCGAGCGAGAGGCCCTGGGACAGGTGTTGTGGACCTTGAGCATCCCCGCCCTCAGTCGGTCCCTGCTGACCCGCATCCGCAAGCACCTGACGGCCAACCGGACCTTGCGCCAGGAGGACGTCAGCTATCAGCTTCCCCATGGCGGACGGGGCCGAGCCACCCTGGTGGCCATCCCCCTCATTATGGATTCACAAGTCCTCGGCGCTATCATCCTCTTCGAGGACACCACCCGATTGAACTCGTTGACGCAAAAGAACCGGGAAATGAAGGAGCGCTTGAAAACATGAGCCACCGCCGCCCTCACCCTCGTCTGCCTTCCGGCCCCGTCACGGGGCCCGAGGTCAGGCCCAGGGGGGCGCTGCTGCGCAAGTACCAGGAGCTGACCGCCAAGCACGAAGCCCTGGTCCACCGCCTGGAGCACCGCAACGACGAGCGCATCTCCACCTACCAGCTCTCGACGTGGGCCTTGGAAACGACGGCAAGTGCGCTCGTTCTCCTGCGCGCTCAGTCCGTCCTGCTGGCCAACCGGCGCTGGCATGCGCTGGCGCGCAGCGGCCCCTGGCAGCCACTGCGCCAGGGGGAAACCACCGGCCCCCTCATGGCGACGCTCCGGGAGGTGGTCAACCATGAAATCGAGGCCTTGCTCTCCTCGAAGGAAAAGGGCATCCGCGACCAGCTCTACCGGAAGCAGGGCTCGAACGAGACGCTGGAAATTCGCGTGGAGCGGGCAGGCCCTCTCACACGTGTCGCCCACACCCAGATGGTCCTGGCCCTCATCCACGACGTCACCCAGGAGACGCTCGCCGCGGCCGAGTTGGAAGAGGCGCGCGAGGCGCTGGCCCGGCAAGAGAACCTGAGGGCCCTGGGCGAGATGGCCTCGGGCATCGCGCACGACCTCAACAACACCCTCAACGCCATGCGGCTCCGGCTGGAGCTGCTCCAGCGCGACGCGGAGTTCGCGCCGCACCAGGCGAAGAACTTGAAGTCCCTCACGCAAATCGTCTCCGACGCGGGCACCCGCGTGCGCCACTTACAGGAGTTCTCGCGGCAGCGGTTCGAGCCCAGCCACGAGCAGGTCCACCTCCACGGCATCCTCCGCGAGGCGGTGGAGCTTGCCCGCGACAGCATCGAGCAGCGCGCGCAGAGCGAGGGGATCCAGGTTCGCATCGTGAACGAAGTGCCCGTCTTGCCCGCCGTGAACGGCGAGGCGGCGGATTTGCGCTACGTCTTCCTCAACCTGATCCTCAATGCCCGGGATGCCATGCCCCAGGGGGGAACGGTGTACCTGCGCGGCACCGCCAGTGCCACGCGGGTGGTCATCACGGTGGAGGACGAGGGCACGGGCATCCCCAAGGACCACCTGGACAGCATCTTCATGCCCTTCTTCACCACCAAGGGGGCCAAAGGCACCGGCCTGGGCTTGTCCATGGCCTATGGCGTCGTCTCGCGTTCCGGGGGAGCCATCACCGCGGCCAACCGGCCCAAGGGCGGTGCGGTCTTCACCCTCACCTTCCCCGTCCAGAACACCGCGCTGGCGGCCCCGGAGCCCCACGTCCGGACGGCCTCCTCCTTGCGCACCCTGAGGGGACGCGTGCTCGTCATCGACGATGAGGCCTCCAGCCGCGAGACGCTCATGATCGCCCTTGAGTCCCTCGGGCTCACCGTGGAAGGGGTGGCCAGCGGGACCGCGGCCCTCAAGCTGCTGCGCAAGGGCCTCCTGTGGGACGCCGTGCTCTGCAACCATGGCATGCCCGCCCTGAAGGGGGAGACGGTGGCCCAGCGGCTGAACAAGCTCGCCCCCCAGCTTCCCCTCTTTCTCCTCACCAGCAGCCCCATCGAAGACGCCGCGCAGGCCGCGATGCCCAGCAACGTGCGGGGCCTGCTCGCCAAGCCGCTGGCACTGGCCCACCTCTGGGAAGTCCTGGATCGTGTTCTTCCCCGGAAGAA encodes the following:
- a CDS encoding hybrid sensor histidine kinase/response regulator yields the protein MSHRRPHPRLPSGPVTGPEVRPRGALLRKYQELTAKHEALVHRLEHRNDERISTYQLSTWALETTASALVLLRAQSVLLANRRWHALARSGPWQPLRQGETTGPLMATLREVVNHEIEALLSSKEKGIRDQLYRKQGSNETLEIRVERAGPLTRVAHTQMVLALIHDVTQETLAAAELEEAREALARQENLRALGEMASGIAHDLNNTLNAMRLRLELLQRDAEFAPHQAKNLKSLTQIVSDAGTRVRHLQEFSRQRFEPSHEQVHLHGILREAVELARDSIEQRAQSEGIQVRIVNEVPVLPAVNGEAADLRYVFLNLILNARDAMPQGGTVYLRGTASATRVVITVEDEGTGIPKDHLDSIFMPFFTTKGAKGTGLGLSMAYGVVSRSGGAITAANRPKGGAVFTLTFPVQNTALAAPEPHVRTASSLRTLRGRVLVIDDEASSRETLMIALESLGLTVEGVASGTAALKLLRKGLLWDAVLCNHGMPALKGETVAQRLNKLAPQLPLFLLTSSPIEDAAQAAMPSNVRGLLAKPLALAHLWEVLDRVLPRKK